TCGGGCCCATGGTCTGCATCATCATGCCGAAGCGGCGCTTGCCCATCTTCGCCTTCATCATTTCCAGCATCGGTGCCATCTGGGTCATCATGTCGCCGCCTCCGCCGCCAAAGCCCGCAAGCTGGGCCTTCGCCGGCATCGTCGTCAGCGTAAACAACAGCAGCAGCGTGGCTGCCTGGCACACCACCTTGTCAGCTCCAGTCATGAATCCGCTCCCTGTGCGCAAGCCCCGCGAGGGCGCGGCGCAAACCGGACGCACGGGGCGAGGCTAGGAGCGGGCGGGGGGCGCTTCTGTGGGAAAGATCACGGAAGCGGTCATGCCGCGCGTCGGTTGAGGGCCTTCTGCACGGCCTGCGCGCCGAGATCCATCTGGCCGTCGACATAAGGCGCGACGGCGTTCGGCAGGACATCGACGATCCAGATCAGCCGGCTGCGCGCCTCGCCGTCGGCGACGACCTGCACCGAGGCGCTGTAATGGCTCACCCGCTCGTTGGCGATCGCATAGACCAGCCGCCGGCGCGACTCGTCGCAATCGACCAGCACTTCGCGCGCGACATTGCCGTTGGCAAAGGTCACGATCCGCGCATCGCCGTCGAGCCGCGAATCGATCACGAAGCCCGGCGCCAGCCGCGTATGCACCGCGCCGAAATCGCGCACCGCGGACCAGACGTCGTCGGGATGGGCGTCGAGGGGGATGTCTTTGTGGATGGAAGCCATGGGGGTGGTCTTTCTTACTGTGAGGGTTGGAGAGACCTCATCCTGAGGAGCGCGCTCTTGCGCGCGTCTCGAAGGATGGCTGCGAGTTCATACCTTACCCCCATCCTTCGAGACGCCATGCTGTGCATGGCTCCTCAGGATGAGGGTAGTGCGTACGGCAAGGCTCAGCTCTACGTGCAAACCGCCTCGACATTGTTGCCGTCGGGGTCGATCAGGAACGCGGCGTAGTAGCTCGGGCCGTAGTCGGCGCGCGGGCCAGCGCCGCCGTTGTCGCGGCCGCCGGCCTTGATGCCCTCGCTGTGGAATTTCTCGATGGCGGCGTGGTCGGGCGCGCGGAAGGCGACATGGGCGCCGCCATTGGCCGGCCCCTTGTGCAGATGCAGCCACAGCGCCGGCTGGCCCTTGGGCCCGAAGCCCGCATAGGAATCATCGCGCGAGCACAGCACATAGCCGAGCGGCGCCAGTGCGGCGGTGTAGAAATTCACGCTGCTGTCGAGGCTCTTAACTCTCAATCCGATGTGGTCGTACATGGCGGTCTCCGGTTTCAGGCGCGTTCGAACAACGCGCGGTTCGGAGAGGAGCCTAGTCAGTGCAGGGCGAGGCGTTCTTGGAAAATCTTGCGCATCCCGCGCGAGGCCTCACGGAACCGGCGCGGCGAGACGCCGGCGGCGCGGTGGAAGGTGCGGACGAAGTTGGAGAGGTCGCCGAAACCGACGTCATAGGCGACGTCGGTGACGGAGATCCCGTCGTCGGCCAGAAGGCGCGCGGCGTGGCGCAGCCGCGAGCGCACCAGATATTGGTGCGGGGTGACGCCGAGCACGCCCGAGAACAGCCGCAGGAAATGGAACGGGCTGATATCGGCTTGCGCCGCAGCCTGTTCGAGATCGATCTCCCGGTGCGAATGCGCGTCGATCCACAATGCGGTTTCCACCGCGCGGCGGCGATCCTTCGCTGCCGCCGCCATCGGCTTTTGCGCCCGCCCGGAAACCATCTCGACGAACCGGCTGGCGAACAGCTGGCCGACCTCGTCGAGCCCGATATCGCTGCGGCCATCGGCTGCGGCCTGCGCCAGTTCGCCCAGCACCATCAATTCGGGCAGCGGCGGCATGGCGCCGACCTGCCAGATCCCGGCGCGGTCGCCGATCGCTTCCACCAGTTCGGGCGAGAGGAAGAACGACAGGCACTCGTCGCCGCAGACATGGTCGTGGGTGCACATGTATTCGCCGCCGGGATGGCCGACCAGCACCGACCCCGCCACCAGTTCGAAGGTCTGGCCGCGGCTGCGGCAGCCGAAACTGCCCTTGCGGACATAGGACACCGAATGGCAGCGATGCTGCTCCAGATACGGCTTGTCGCCCGGCGCAGCGGTGCAGCGGAAGTCGAATACGGAGATGCAGTCGCGCTGAAAAAGCGGTATTGCCGTCATGCGGCGATTTTAGCCCTGCAGGCGCGGCGGGGCAACGGGCAGCAGCACGTCGAACAGCGTCTTGCTGCTGATGCCGCCGCGCGCGCCCTCGATCGAAAGCAGCGTGCGCTTTGAGATACTGCCGCCATTCGCTGACATCTTGTCGGCATAGCTGCCGGCTTCGAGGACGCGGTGGCAGGGCACGATGATCACGAAGGGGTTACGGGCCAGCGCCTGCGCCACCGAGTGCACGGCGCCGGCCGCGCCGAGCCGTGTGGCGATCTCGGCATAGGTGCGGGTTTCGCCGCGCGGGATCGCCTGCGTCAGCTGGTAGACCCGCTGGTTGAAGGCGTGGATGCCGGTCGTATCGAGGGTGACGTCGGAAAAATCGGCAAGGCCGCCGCGCAGCAGCGTCACGATGCCCTCGATCGCGATTTCGACGTTCGGCGGCGGGCGCTGTTCGCGGGCGTCGGGGTAGATATGATACAGTCGCCGCCTTGTTTCGATCTCGCGCGCCTCGGGCAGCTGCACGCCGACGATGCCGGCCATGCCCCATGCGATGCCGCAACGGCCGATCATCGTATCGAAAATGGTGTACCCACGCCCCGCCATACGCAACCCACCCTGGCAGGGATCATAGCACCGTCACAAAAGCCTGCACCTGGAAAATTCGGGTTCAGTTAAGGGGGGCGAGGGGGCCGTTTCGAACCCGCTTGGCGGACCGCGCGGTCTCGGCTATTGAGAGGGGCAAGCGACCGCGGGCGTAGTTCAATGGTAGAACGGCAGCTTCCCAAGCTGCATACGAGGGTTCGATTCCCTTCGCCCGCTCCATCCTGCTTCGCGCCAGGGCGCTTCGCAGGACTTTAATTTTTCGGCAGCGCGAAGCAGGATGCCCTTCGAAGCTTTAGCGGAGAAGGGCGACCTGGCAAAAAATTCAGGCCCCCTTGTCGGACTCCCGTCCCCCCGTTCGTCCTCCGGGCGAGCCACGCAAAAGGGGCCGAGCTGATTTTCGTTTATGTGCCCATTGCTGATCTCGCCGGCGCTGCGGCCCTGGAGATCAGGCACGACGGACGCCGGCTCAACTGAACCCGACCGACAAGGACATCCCTATGACTTCCATCACCCCGTTTCTCTGGCTTGATAACAATGTCCCAGAGGCTGTCGCCTTCTACAAATCGGTGTTTCCCAATGCGAAGGTCGAAACCGTCAACGACTTCATGGCGAGCTTCGAGCTCGAGGGGCAGAAGTTCAACGCCCTCAACGGTGGCCCAAAATACAGGTTCAACGAGGCGGTCTCGTTCTTCATCAGCGTCGAGACCCAGGAAGAGGTGGACTACTTCTGGAACAAACTGATCGCCGACGGCGGCGAGGAATCGAGATGCGGATGGCTCAAGGACAAGTTCGGTCTGTCCTGGCAGGTGGTCCCCAAGGCGCTGGGCCGCTACCTGAGCGATCCCGATCGCACAAAGGCGGATCGCGCCATGCAGGCGATGATGAAGATGCAAAAGATCGTCATCGCCGATCTCGACAAGGCCTATGCCGGCTGATGCCCGAAGCGCGTTTGGTTCCCTTCGCCTGCAGCCTAGTATTTCCTCCCATTCACGCCTATATCTGGGTGGTCGCAAGACGATGGCGCTGAAACTCAGAGCGGACTGCGGGCAGACCCGGGGGCAGTACCCGGCGCCTCCACCTTAGCAGCTTGAGCTTAAAGGTCTCATTTCGGTGAGATCGATTCCGTCGCAAGGCGGAATTCCTAAGCTGTTAAGGCGGGGGCGAAACAGGATCGATGGTCGCGAAGAAGCTCTGAATTGTTCCCGGCATGATACCGCCGTTATCGGGTCAAAAACCTAAATGCAAACGATAACGTTGCATTGAACGAAGTGCGCCTCGCGGCGTAACCTGTTCGGGGTTGGTCCACCTGGCAACAGAACGGCCATCGCCGCGTCAGCCCTCGGGCTGGCGCGGCTTTATTTTGTGCCAGGCTTTCGCGTCTGCGCGTTGCCTTCAACTTGGGCCGTCGCCGTGCTAGACAACGGCATGCGGCAACAGGGAGGTGAACGTTGACCGAGGCGATCGCTTCCACCGACCAGTCCCGCAACGGCCTCCTGAAGGTCGCCGCCTTCGGCGCGCTGTCGGGCGTTCTCACGCCACTGCTGCCGCCGTTGATCGACAAGCTCAACGGTGCGCCCGGCGATTTCAGGATCGCGCTGGTCGCGGTGCCGTTCGCCGTGCTGGTCTGCATTCTGGTGCGGCGCTGCTCGGCAAACCCGTGGTGGGCGGCGCTGGCGGCGGCCATCATCACCATGGTCGCCTTCGTCTGCGCGGTGAACGCCGCGATCTTCATCGACGGGCAGGCCAATGGCCTGGCGAAGGCATCGAGAAATATCCTGGCCGGCCTGACCGGCGGCTTGGTCGGCGCCGGCGTGATGGCGCTCGGGATAGCTCTGCTGCCGTCCGGTCCGCGCGCCGCCGCGGCGTGGCTGCCGATGCTGATATCAGGCACCGTCACCGGCGCGCTGCTGGCGCTCGACAACGCGCTCGACCTCGACCTCACCTCGGTGCTGTTTCCGGTCTGGCAGGCATGCGTCGCGGTCGGGCTGACGACGGCCCTGCAACGGGCGAAATTGTCCTGACCGGTTTTCCGCCGATCCACCTCCCGTTCAGGCCAGCAAGGTTTCGATGTCGCAGCCGCTCTTGTTCCAGCCGATCACGCTCCGCGGCGTCACCGCCAGGAATCGCATCCTGATCTCGCCGATGTGCCAGTACTCGGCGGCCGACGGGCTCGCCAGCGACTGGCATCTCGTGCATCTCGGCAAGTTCGCGCAGGGAGGCGCCGGCATCGTCATGACCGAGGCCGCCGCGGTCACGGCCGAGGGCCGCATCACCCATGGCGACGTCGGGCTGTGGCACGACGGCCAGATCGCGCCGCTGGAGCGGATCGCCACCTTCCTGCGCGACAATGGCGCGGTGCCGGCGATTCAGCTGGCGCATGCCGGGCGCAAGGCCAGCATGCAGCGGCCGTGGTACGGCAACGCGGCGCTCAACGCCGATGACCACGCGCGCGGCGACCTGCCGTGGCGGGTGGTGGCGCCGAGCGCGATTGCGATGGACGAGGGCTGGCTGACGCCGGATGCGCTCGATCTCGACGAGCTTGCGAGCCTGCGCGAGCACTGGCGGCTCGCCACCCTGCGCGCGGTCGAGGCCGGGTTCGACCTGCTCGAAGTGCACTGCGCCCATGGCTATCTGCTGCACGAATTCCTGTCGCCGCTGTCGAACCGCCGGCCCGACGGCTACGGCGGCGACCGGCAGGGCCGGATGCGCTATCCGCTCGAGATCATCGAGACCGTGCGCGCGGCATGGCCCGCCGACAAGCCGCTGTCGGTGCGGATCTCGTCGGTCGACGGCGTCGAAGGCGGG
The sequence above is drawn from the Bradyrhizobium sediminis genome and encodes:
- a CDS encoding VOC family protein, encoding MTSITPFLWLDNNVPEAVAFYKSVFPNAKVETVNDFMASFELEGQKFNALNGGPKYRFNEAVSFFISVETQEEVDYFWNKLIADGGEESRCGWLKDKFGLSWQVVPKALGRYLSDPDRTKADRAMQAMMKMQKIVIADLDKAYAG
- a CDS encoding SRPBCC family protein, coding for MASIHKDIPLDAHPDDVWSAVRDFGAVHTRLAPGFVIDSRLDGDARIVTFANGNVAREVLVDCDESRRRLVYAIANERVSHYSASVQVVADGEARSRLIWIVDVLPNAVAPYVDGQMDLGAQAVQKALNRRAA
- a CDS encoding VOC family protein gives rise to the protein MYDHIGLRVKSLDSSVNFYTAALAPLGYVLCSRDDSYAGFGPKGQPALWLHLHKGPANGGAHVAFRAPDHAAIEKFHSEGIKAGGRDNGGAGPRADYGPSYYAAFLIDPDGNNVEAVCT
- a CDS encoding NADH:flavin oxidoreductase/NADH oxidase, with amino-acid sequence MSQPLLFQPITLRGVTARNRILISPMCQYSAADGLASDWHLVHLGKFAQGGAGIVMTEAAAVTAEGRITHGDVGLWHDGQIAPLERIATFLRDNGAVPAIQLAHAGRKASMQRPWYGNAALNADDHARGDLPWRVVAPSAIAMDEGWLTPDALDLDELASLREHWRLATLRAVEAGFDLLEVHCAHGYLLHEFLSPLSNRRPDGYGGDRQGRMRYPLEIIETVRAAWPADKPLSVRISSVDGVEGGLELADQIAFAIEARARGADLIDCSSGGLLGSATAARIPRGYGFQVPYADEIRKSAGIATIAVGLILHPEQAEQILANGQADLIAVGREALFDPNWPLHAQLALTEPGGEVFESWPQQYGWWLERREPGLRRLGGPPLPFRKG
- a CDS encoding helix-turn-helix transcriptional regulator; the encoded protein is MTAIPLFQRDCISVFDFRCTAAPGDKPYLEQHRCHSVSYVRKGSFGCRSRGQTFELVAGSVLVGHPGGEYMCTHDHVCGDECLSFFLSPELVEAIGDRAGIWQVGAMPPLPELMVLGELAQAAADGRSDIGLDEVGQLFASRFVEMVSGRAQKPMAAAAKDRRRAVETALWIDAHSHREIDLEQAAAQADISPFHFLRLFSGVLGVTPHQYLVRSRLRHAARLLADDGISVTDVAYDVGFGDLSNFVRTFHRAAGVSPRRFREASRGMRKIFQERLALH
- a CDS encoding methylated-DNA--[protein]-cysteine S-methyltransferase — protein: MAGRGYTIFDTMIGRCGIAWGMAGIVGVQLPEAREIETRRRLYHIYPDAREQRPPPNVEIAIEGIVTLLRGGLADFSDVTLDTTGIHAFNQRVYQLTQAIPRGETRTYAEIATRLGAAGAVHSVAQALARNPFVIIVPCHRVLEAGSYADKMSANGGSISKRTLLSIEGARGGISSKTLFDVLLPVAPPRLQG